One window of Watersipora subatra chromosome 3, tzWatSuba1.1, whole genome shotgun sequence genomic DNA carries:
- the LOC137390888 gene encoding uncharacterized protein yields the protein MQELQTNTDDVRKSAHTLTSMTKSRQENKILEILKNMSNWNRMVHLISTLEQYKRFLSHKHLRKLAVKSDVEAQVYAEKTIIRLLQRQHYEKDLEHSGAIKQLRKLHPFVDSDGLLRVGGRLEYGHHLEYGKKHPIILSKDPITMQLVRHYHVLTGHQGRRSTLAQLHLRGYWVVGHSIISSVINLCTICKRLRANFQGQQMASIPEKRTEPSPPFTYVGCDAFGPFLVKDRRSVIKKYGAIFTCMASKAIHIEMIDDMTTDAFLNALRCLIAIRGPVRQLHTDRRTNFIGAANELHGQIQSGKLSTFTTDNHIEFVTNVPYASHMGGIWERQIRSIRAVMDGLPEGHHSRLDSSSLRTLFYEIMAIINCRPPTMTDEGVPLHPNMILTLKSAVVLPPPGDFDAEDVYSRKRWIQVQSLAAEFWKRWRVEYLQTLQPRQKWEGQKPNLRVGDIVIVKEADTNCNHWPLGKIEEVMPNADGLVRKVKLQQANKQAEKQNKKDNEQSFYERPAHKVVLIYRPEQA from the coding sequence ATGCAAGAGctacagacaaacactgatgACGTCAGGAAATCTGCACATACACTCACATCTATGACAAAGAGTAgacaagaaaacaaaattttggaaATTCTAAAGAACATGTCTAACTGGAACAGGATGGTACACTTGATCTCCACCCTTGAGCAGTACAAAAGGTTCCTGAGTCACAAACATCTGAGGAAACTAGCAGTTAAGTCTGATGTAGAAGCTCAAGTTTATGCAGAAAAAACTATTATACGGCTATTGCAACGCCAACACTATGAAAAAGATCTAGAACACTCAGGAGCAATCAAACAACTTCGCAAATTACACCCATTTGTGGACTCTGATGGACTCCTCAGAGTTGGAGGCCGACTAGAGTACGGTCATCATCTAGAATATGGTAAAAAACACCCTATAATTCTATCTAAGGACCCCATAACCATGCAACTGGTGAGGCACTACCATGTTCTCACGGGCCACCAGGGACGACGATCAACCCTAGCACAACTGCATCTCAGAGGATATTGGGTTGTAGGACACTCAATCATATCATCAGTTATCAACTTATGCACAATCTGCAAAAGACTCAGAGCAAACTTTCAAGGACAGCAAATGGCTTCAATTCCTGAGAAGAGAACAGAACCTTCTCCACCATTCACCTACGTAGGGTGTGACGCATTTGGACCATTTCTAGTGAAAGATAGACGCTCTGTCATCAAAAAATATGGagctatatttacatgtatggcGTCGAAAGCTATACACATCGAAATGATAGATGATATGACTACAGACGCCTTTCTAAATGCTTTAAGATGTCTTATTGCTATTAGAGGACCTGTGCGTCAACTACACACAGATAGAAGGACCAATTTCATTGGTGCCGCCAATGAACTTCATGGACAAATACAATCGGGAAAACTCTCAACATTCACAACTGACAACCACATTGAATTTGTAACAAATGTCCCGTATGCCAGCCATATGGGAGGCATCTGGGAACGTCAGATCCGATCAATCAGAGCAGTTATGGATGGATTGCCAGAAGGGCACCACTCTCGGCTAGACTCATCCTCTCTACGTACACTATTCTATGAAATAATGGCCATCATTAACTGCAGGCCTCCGACAATGACAGATGAAGGTGTACCTCTCCACCCAAACATGATCTTAACTCTTAAATCAGCAGTTGTTCTGCCTCCACCAGGTGATTTTGACGCTGAAGATGTCTACAGCCGCAAAAGATGGATTCAAGTTCAGAGTTTAGCTGCAGAGTTCTGGAAACGTTGGAGAGTGGAATACCTTCAAACTCTGCAACCAAGGCAGAAGTGGGAAGGCCAGAAGCCTAACCTCAGAGTTGGTGACATTGTTATAGTGAAAGAGGCTGACACAAACTGCAATCACTGGCCCCTAGGAAAGATTGAAGAAGTTATGCCTAATGCTGACGGGCTAGTAAGGAAAGTCAAGCTGcaacaagcaaacaaacaagctgaaaaacaaaacaaaaaggaTAACGAACAATCTTTCTACGAGCGACCAGCTCACAAGGTAGTCTTAATTTACAGACCAGAACAAGCATAG
- the LOC137390889 gene encoding uncharacterized protein — translation MNCFGPFEVKERRTELKKYGLVFTCLYTRGIHTELLDDLSTNAFLNALRCFISIRGHVKTLYSDNGTNFIGAKNEFDKQLKNMVDNEAKQILANMQINFIMSTPTASHQGGVWERQIRTIRSILDDIFYKHKGRFDTSMLQTAFCEVMATANSRPLSLVDVNDPEELPITPNALLTGKPEPTPPPPGEFTTESYAKARWKEVQCLAEALWQKWKVTYFDEITKRQKWADIKVNLAKGDVVLLVEHDMPRNHWRKAIVEETYPGSDGLVRKVSVRLASKFLSSKGKPMEKRTILHRPVQKLVKLV, via the coding sequence ATGAACTGCTTTGGGCCTTTTGAGGTTAAAGAAAGGCGTACTGAGCTGAAGAAGTATGGTCTAGTCTTTACCTGTCTATATACCAGAGGAATACATACTGAGCTCTTGGATGACTTATCGACCAATGCATTTCTGAATGCATTGCGTTGTTTTATATCTATTCGAGGACATGTGAAAACCCTGTACAGTGACAATGGCACCAACTTTATTGGAGCAAAAAATGAATTTGACAAGCAACTTAAAAATATGGTAGACAACGAAGCTAAACAAATTCTAGCAAACATGCAAATAAACTTCATCATGTCAACACCAACAGCTAGCCATCAAGGTGGTGTTTGGGAGCGACAAATTCGCACCATTCGATCTATTTTAGACGATATTTTTTACAAACACAAAGGCAGATTCGATACTTCCATGCTACAAACGGCATTTTGTGAGGTGATGGCAACGGCTAACAGTAGGCCTCTATCTTTAGTTGATGTCAACGATCCGGAAGAGCTGCCAATCACTCCGAACGCTTTGCTAACTGGAAAGCCAGAACCAACACCGCCACCCCCAGGCGAGTTTACAACGGAGTCATATGCTAAAGCTAGATGGAAAGAAGTACAATGTTTGGCGGAAGCACTCTGGCAAAAGTGGAAGGTCACTTACTTCGATGAGATTACCAAGCGTCAAAAGTGGGCCGATATTAAGGTGAACCTTGCCAAGGGTGATGTGGTACTCTTGGTCGAGCACGATATGCCCAGAAATCACTGGAGAAAAGCTATAGTGGAAGAAACCTATCCAGGATCAGACGGTCTTGTTAGAAAGGTGTCAGTTCGATTAGCGTCAAAGTTCCTCTCCAGCAAAGGAAAGCCGATGGAAAAAAGAACAATTCTACATAGACCTGTTCAGAAACTAGTTAAACTGGTATAG
- the LOC137390890 gene encoding uncharacterized protein yields MVIPLHSQNGKWILMLTWETEGLTNIEPLRHLKRFVSGKAYDAISGHFLTNTLSAYYDARAVLKHRFGNKHSVSRALRKKLSEFSKIGPKNSSLLREYADLLAHVRSAMSDVTQLNILDDSEENEKLVAKLPDFMIRSWVKTVKERRQARKPYPDFKEFTSFVIDHAEIMEEPLMQLTSMNLKDKPKQQRIYPSARVSALATSTGYANSCICCKKPHATAECYTLRDMKAAQQEAFVKQHRLCFGCLGSSDHKSKECPKRATCKKCQKRHPTALHREPHEWERNRSTDTKAPETQTNTSGGMKMETKPDKQYTNTLKESQGNTAREDSLQKTKKLDVKFTSCAEKGLNMILPVYVSSQFDPQKEVLIYAMLDSQSDSTFLTTDVGGMLNTDTTIEDVQMETLNGSTLEKINLHHNILVRGFHECTKLSIAAYAWNDFSCDKDQIPTRDNLAKYEHLIEISKFLPPLLDIPVAMLIGRDCPDAFAPIEAIRGRKGQPFAEKTVLGWTAMGSGKRQNGRKTPRVSVNACNTFAKILSDDSDTLSSQDDIKFMEIWSTGTVQRNDEYFQMPLPFRSRSKLPNNRLQAALLATWLSKTPQHELDLRIDEEHYWSDSQIVLSYIANDSKRFQIYVANRVHEIREHSQVTQWHHIAGEHNPADIASRGIGFHKLMKSIRFHGPEFLKEKQTYPSAKQTDFQAKLGQTDPEVRRIKKCNTKMKQPNPVLKLIEHFSTKIRLLRVVGTLQKMVRNKSWKLEPLEAVKCVTCRTLRGKSSSRQMGDLPLERTGKYPPPPLGILV; encoded by the coding sequence ATGGTGATCCCATTACATTCACAGAATGGGAAATGGATTTTGATGCTTACGTGGGAGACTGAAGGTTTGACAAATATTGAACCCCTCCGTCACCTTAAAAGATTTGTGTCTGGTAAGGCTTACGATGCCATCAGCGGGCATTTCTTAACTAATACACTATCTGCATACTATGATGCAAGAGCAGTGCTAAAACATAGATTTGGAAACAAACACAGCGTAAGCAGAGCACTACGTAAAAAGCTGTCGGAATTCAGCAAGATAGGACCCAAAAATAGTTCTTTGCTTAGGGAATATGCTGACTTGCTGGCACATGTTAGGTCTGCTATGAGCGATGTTACCCAGCTAAACATCTTAGATGATAGCGAGGAGAATGAGAAACTAGTTGCAAAGCTACCCGATTTCATGATTAGAAGTTGGGTGAAAACAGTCAAGGAAAGACGTCAAGCCAGGAAGCCGTATCCTGACTTCAAAGAGTTCACATCATTTGTTATTGACCATGCGGAGATCATGGAAGAGCCATTGATGCAGCTGACAAGCATGAATTTGAAAGACAAACCCAAACAACAAAGAATCTACCCTAGTGCTCGAGTTAGTGCTCTTGCAACATCTACTGGTTACGCTAACTCCTGCATTTGCTGCAAGAAGCCTCATGCAACAGCTGAATGCTACACACTGAGAGATATGAAGGCGGCCCAACAAGAAGCCTTTGTTAAACAGCATCGTCTATGCTTTGGATGCTTGGGTTCCTCAGATCACAAATCTAAAGAATGTCCAAAAAGAGCAACCTGCAAGAAGTGTCAGAAAAGACACCCCACCGCCTTACACAGAGAACCTCATGAATGGGAGCGAAATAGGAGTACAGATACAAAGGCTCCAGAAACTCAAACTAACACTTCAGGTGGGATGAAAATGGAAACCAAGCCCGACAAGCAATACACAAACACTCTAAAGGAATCTCAAGGGAACACTGCTCGAGAGGATTCTTTGCAGAAAACAAAGAAGCTTGATGTCAAGTTCACAAGTTGTGCAGAGAAAGGGCTAAATATGATTCTTCCTGTTTATGTTTCCTCGCAATTTGATCCACAGAAAGAGGTACTTATATACGCTATGTTAGATTCACAGTCGGACAGCACATTTCTCACAACAGACGTTGGAGGCATGCTGAACACAGATACAACAATAGAAGATGTACAGATGGAAACTCTAAATGGATCGACACTTGAGAAGATCAATTTACACCACAATATTTTAGTTAGGGGTTTCCACGAATGTACCAAGCTAAGCATAGCAGCTTACGCTTGGAATGACTTCTCATGTGACAAAGACCAGATACCTACTAGAGATAATCTGGCCAAGTATGAACATCTCATCGAAATCTCCAAGTTTCTTCCTCCCCTGCTTGATATACCTGTGGCTATGCTGATTGGGCGAGACTGTCCAGATGCCTTTGCACCGATAGAGGCAATACGTGGACGTAAAGGACAACCATTTGCTGAGAAAACAGTTCTAGGATGGACAGCTATGGGCAGTGGTAAAAGACAAAATGGTCGTAAAACACCAAGAGTATCAGTGAATGCCTGCAATACATTTGCAAAGATACTATCTGATGATAGTGACACGCTAAGCTCTCAAGATGACATAAAGTTCATGGAGATTTGGAGTACAGGAACTGTACAAAGAAATGATGAGTACTTTCAGATGCCATTACCCTTTAGATCGCGTTCCAAACTACCTAACAATCGTTTGCAAGCAGCATTGCTGGCTACTTGGCTCAGTAAGACACCGCAACACGAGTTAGATCTTAGAATTGACGAGGAGCATTACTGGTCAGACTCTCAAATTGTGCTCAGCTACATAGCCAATGACTCCAAGAGATTTCAGATTTATGTAGCAAACCGAGTTCATGAAATTAGAGAGCACTCACAAGTCACTCAGTGGCACCACATAGCCGGGGAGCACAATCCAGCGGACATAGCATCCAGAGGGATAGGATTCCACAAACTAATGAAGAGTATCCGGTTCCATGGGCCTGAGTtcttaaaagaaaaacaaacatatCCTTCAGCTAAACAGACTGATTTCCAAGCGAAACTCGGTCAAACAGATCCAGAAGTGAGAAGAATTAAAAAATGCAacacaaaaatgaaacaacctaaTCCAGTGCTCAAGCTCATAGAGCACTTCAGTACCAAAATTCGACTTCTACGAGTTGTTGGAACACTTCAAAAGATGGTACGCAACAAATCATGGAAGCTGGAACCACTAGAGGCAGTCAAATGTGTGACATGCCGCACACTACGAGGAAAAAGCTCTTCTCGGCAGATGGGAGACTTGCCATTAGAAAGAACTGGAAAGTACCCCCCCCCCCCTTTAGGCATACTGGTATGA